DNA sequence from the Eulemur rufifrons isolate Redbay chromosome 6, OSU_ERuf_1, whole genome shotgun sequence genome:
GTGGTCACAGCCCAGCGGGCAGATGCTAAGAGCAGCAAAGGTAGGTTCCTTGTTCTTCACATTACTCACTGTGCCCAGCACAAAGCCTGGCACTAGGCAGGCACTGGtggtaaatgtatattttgaagaaaaagtgagcaaaatgactaaataaaacaaaaataaatgataaacaccAAACAAAAGAGCCCAGCACCTCTGAGACAACTTACAGCAGCCAGAGGTCTCATCTGTCACCTTGGTGAGCACACGCCCTGTCTGGATGTCAGAGAAAGCCCAGtactgaaaagaaaagagacaatggAGCCAGTGAGAAAGTAGGTCCCCAGGCTCCGGTGGCCCTTCAGGAAGGCAAAGACCTTGGTTTGGCAAACCCTGGCAAAGTTAATGCCTCCCAGCAAAAAGAAAACCTTCTCCATTGAGGCACTGGGGAAATGGCTGGTAAGATGTCCCCTCCTCCTAGGATGTTTAAACTTGGGAACCAACAGGCCTCTTCAGGGCCCTGGCTAGGACCGCACCTGGTCATCAGAAGAGCTCAGGAGATAGTCACCAGTGGCGTGGAGGCTGAGGCCTGTCACAGCGCTCTCATGTGCCCGAACGACCTGTACACAGGAGGCATTCGGGACCGACCAAATCCTGATAGTGGCATCTGGAGAGGCAGAAAACACCAGGTcctaaaaggaaagcaaagaggcAGAATgtcagagacagaaaagagagatGGACAACTATGATCTTACAAAAGGGAACTGGGGATGGCCACAACTACAAACAACCGCTTCTCCTTTCAACCCTGCCCTCCCTGGAATCACCTATCCATCCAGTGATGCTGAGAGGGCCAATGGCAAACGCTATTAAAACGCTAACTCCAACAGCATCAGGCCTTGCCATCTAGTGGTAAGAAGGACAACTGCAACGGAAAGCAACTTCCCAACCCACTTCCAGGACCAAAGGAGAAATGTGACTTTTACAATCAAGgaagtgtattttcttttatttaactgaaatttaaatagccacatgtagctaatggctactgtattggaAGGCACAGGTCTGAGCAACACTGGGACTGAAAGGGGCACATTAATTGTGTGAGATCATATTTCAGTGCATTCCACACTTACGAATTTCAGGGGcaaattaattttccaaaagaCTTGGAGCAGGTACAAAACTTACACAGTTTCACTAACCAATTATTTTGGTTAGTTAAGACATTAAAAGCCACAAGGTAAAAACAACTGTCACCTTTTATGAATGTAATTTCATAAGAGACATAATTATTAATACCAAGAAAGCAGGAAAATAGTgcttttaatttgaataaatttagttttatggAAAATTCACcatgttattcttttatttctcatttccctAAGGTCCAAGCCAAGGGAAAGGCTGACTGTCTGGGAGGCACTGATCAGACCCAAACTGTTACCGGCCTAAAATTCAAATCCCGTAATATCTTTATTCTGGTCTCATGAGTTACCTTTACCCTAGATATGAGAGGTTCTCTTTATTTGTAACCCACACCGCTTTCAATAGTCAACATCAAGGTTTTACCACCTCCACCCTTAAGAATCATGGGAAAGCAAATACATCTGTCTTCCTCAGATATTTGAGAGTCAAGATTATGTTGAGCTTTGTCTTCTGTAGTTTGCATTATaaacattgtgttttttttttactttccctaatataaaatatttcaatgaataTGCTTTGTCAAACCACCCATTTCCTTTCTCCCCCCGTCTGAAGACCCCTGCTTTACGAGGTTCTACACAGAGTAAAGGGCAAGGCCCCTGACTCCAAACAGAGGCCCTCTAAAGGCCCTCTCTCAGGAGTCAGAGCTCCTTCTCGGCTCCATGTCACCAAGGAGACAGTAGGGGACTGGGGGATGGTTCAGGGACCATTGTTTTGGGAAACGGGGCTCAGGAAAGAGGGACCAAAGGTAGCTGGGAGAACCCCTTACCTGGGAAGGATGAAACACCACACTGGTGACCTTCTTGGTATGGCCTTTGAGGGTGGCCAGGATTTGCTCAGAACTCTTGTCAAAGACAACGACATTTTTATCCGCCCCACCTGGAAAGGACCCAAATGAGACCAAAAAATGAGTCAGGCCCACCCAGGCACGTTTGCTGAAGAAGGGACTTTTGTCCCCAGGCCCATGAAGAGGACAAGGAACAAGAACCTTTCTCTGCCACCCCTCCCCACTTAGGCCTGCTGGGCCAGGCCCATACTCTTACCAGTGAGGATCTTGTTGGTGTCGGAGGGACAGAGGTCCAGGGCAAGGATCCCGGGAATGCTGGCACTGTGCAAGCCCTTTGCAGAGAGAGCCACACCAAACTCTGTCACACCCAGATCATGGCAGGCCACAGCCACACAACTCCCCCACTGCCATCCCTGGTCACCCATCCCCTCAGAGTAACAACAGTTACTTCTACTCCTTATCCATCCCGCTTGGCTTTGTGCCTGGATGTGGTCACTCCCTTCTGCATTACTGGGACCCAGAGCTCGGCAGGAGAGGAGCTCTAACAACTTCAGCAGCCCAGGTGACAAACAGGGCCAGAGGGCCTGGACAGCTTTCCACTCACTGCTCTCCATGCTGGCCGACCCCACCCCAGAAACAGCAGGGGAGGGCCTGACTCCAAGTTAGTGGGGACCCAGCCACTCACCACGTGGGATGCCACCTGCCGGTATTTGCTGAGCTCTTCTGGCTTCACCAACTCCTCAGGCACAGTCTTCCCCCtctgataaaatgaaaatgccCCCCAAGGAAAGCAGCAATAAATACAAGACTCAGCCACCCCTCTTTCTCTTAAGGGGTCAATTGCCTCCCACCAGGCCAGCGCTCTGTTGGCTCCAAAGAGGACTTACCTTCTTACGCTCCGTGGTTAGCACAGTGGCCTTGTCTTGAAGCTGGGGAGGAACAGGCACAATGTGAGACAAATTATCTTGCCAGGACAATGGCACACTGGAGGCTGGTCACATGTGTGCTTTCACAAGCATCATCAAGAACTTGTTACCTGACAACTTCTACGCTAAAGgcttacatacattatctcttttACTTTCACCCCAACTTTATGAGGTAGGTGTTGAAGATcttattttacagctgaggaagcaGCCTCAGAGAAgccaagtcacttgcccaaggtcaaagagGTGATAAATAACAGAGCAAGGACCTGAACCAGGTCTGTAGCACTCCCATAGGTCTACGCCACCAAGACGAGAGCTCAGATGCACGCTGACCATCTGAACTGCTTGGAAAGATACCACCAGGCCCCACAAATGAGGATTCCGTGTATAAAACAGAGCACTGGACTTAGAATCAGGAGCCGAGCTCTGCCTCCTCTGAGGTGTgtctttcatctataaaatgatgatgataaattCCTGTCTCGTTTCccccataggaaaaaaacacgaaaacatattaaaaagtagCTTCATATCTTAGTAACAAAGTAGCTTAACAGCTTGATAACTTCATAGCTTAATAACAGTAAGAGCTAAATGTCACACTTATCAATAATTAAATCTTCTAAATTCCCACAAACCTATACATTAGGTACTATTATATTCTCAGTTCAGAAGCAAGGGAAATGAGACACAGAAGGGTTGGCTCAGTAAGCCAAGATCATAAAGCAGCACCATCGAAATCCAAACCTAGGCAGTCTGGTCCCAGAGTCCCTGCTCTGCACCATCATACTCTACTCCCAAATGTTGGGATTTTTAGTCACACTGGACTCAAGGCAGGTGGTGAAAAGTGAGGGCCCATCAGCATTCCCCCCAAGTGACAGCAGGACTTACCTTCTGGATAATCTCGGGGGTCATTCCCACCAGCTCACCCAAATCCATTGGCTCGCCTGCACcctgaggagaagaaaggagggtgAGAGGCACAGAGTGCCAAGGACCCTCACATAAGGAGAGCCCCATGGGCCACTGCACACAAATGGGCTGCTCCCAAGGTGGGGGGACACTCACCACAACACTTGGCTGGGAGCTTGGCACCGCCTGGGGCACAATGAGACCAGCTTGTGGTTTCAGGGTAGCCAGAGCTGAAAGAAAAGATAACGTCAGAAATGGGATATCACAAAGCAGGACCAGCCCAGAGTGGGGGATAGCAGGGGAGAGGCACCACCTTCTCGGGCAGCAGTGACTTCCTTGGTGAGACGGGCAATGACACGGCAGGCAGCATCATGCTGGTACAGAGCGTGGGACAGCTCCTGGCGGGTTGTCTGCAGCTGCTGGCGCAGAGTGAAGCTGTGCAGCATGACTGCATCCTGAGAGACGGCAACATCACTGTGAGGTGGGGGCGGGCGGGGAGCACCCAGTAGAGTTGGCCCTTGAGGAGAGGACGCTGCCTACCCCACAGCCTAGACCAGTATTAGTGACCCAAGTGATATCCAAGTGACCCTGAATATGCTGGCAGACACTCCTGAGCTCCTACCCCCCGGCCAAATATGGGGCACACAGCACAAGCAGGAGCCAGCTCTTTCCCATCCCCATCTTCTCTAATTTACCAGCAAATCACAGATGTCACTCCGTCACCTCTCTAAAAAGGGAATAATAACAGTGCTGCTACTGCTATTTATTGATTGGCCTCGttgtgtcagccactgtgccagACAGTCCCACAAGatgcagtcattcattcattatttctagagcacctactatgtaccacgTGCTGCTCTGTGCTGGGGATACACTGATGAATAAAACCAGTCCCTGATATCACAGTTTATACTCTAAATAATGCTCGATCTTTCCCACCCTCAAGTCCTAGTCTAGTGATGCATTCTCTTCAAGCGAGGAAGACACTGATTGATTCTCTTTCAGGAACTCACCCATTCATCTTGCAAAGCTTTCAGAATGGCCGGGATACTAGTGGCTGAGGGAGGCTTGGGCCGGATTGGGTGAGCAACTGCCAAGAGAGGGAGAGCGGGGATGAAGAACTATAAGCCAGGGGACTCTCCCCCACCACACCTCTTTTCCCTTTAGCCATTAACAGACCACTATCTCCTCGCCCGATGCACTGGCACCACCTGCCATCCTCTCAGGCTCTGACCTAAGATGGCCCTAGACTAAGGTCAGCCAGTAGGCACCTTTGATGTCGATGAGCTGCTCCTCCGAGAGAGGCTGGTTGTTGATGGGATCTGTACCATTCTCTGCAATGTACTTCTCGATGAGCCGCCGCTCGTAGACATGATTAGAGACAGGGGACACACACGGGTGCTCTGGCACTTCATTGGAGACTGTAGAGAAAAGGCATGCAGTGAGCTTGGGGTGCAGGGAATCCTGGGTCTTAGGGATTCCTCACCTGCTATTGGCCCCAACATGACCAGGCATCCTCACACTCAACTAACAGGAAGCAAGACATATGACACCAGGCCAGCTTTGTACTGGACCCAGAATGTTTTCCAGCTACATAACTAAGCTTCTCCACCAGTCTCCTGACAGTCAATAATAACTATTAacaactactatgtgccagggacctAGAGTACAGCAGTCAATAATCCCTGCCCATCTCATTTTTGAACAAAGAGAGTTGGGTACCCATTTTACTCCACAACACGGAGATACACGTGAACCCACTCCAATTCCTCACATCCACTTCAGTCCAGGTGATAATCCTCCTGGATGGATtaccaaagaaattataaagtcTGAGAATCATTTTCCTCCTATACTCTCCCAACACTAATCTGTGATCTCAGATGTGGGGGTTTTCCCACACACACCAAGCAAGCAGTCGTTCAGCAGGgataccagctgggtgtcctccaattcaattctgacactacctaCCTGGAGGtggcatcagatcccacaggttgagggttCAGTCCTACAAAactgtcccctccccccctttGGATGCCAATCTTGAACCCCACGTTGTTTTACCTGTGTTTCTGAGATGACTGCctataaatcagggttcccaTAATCATTAATTTGctagcagctcacagaactcagggaaacacttatatttaccaatttattataaagaatattacaaacgatacagatgaagagatgtatAGAGTGAGATATGGTAGAAGGAACGCAGAGCCTCATGACATCCTCCAGGGACCTCCGTATGTCCCGCTACATGGAAGCTCTCCAAATCCTGTCCTTTTAGGTTTTTATGAAGGTATCATTACaaaggcatgattgattaaaacactggccattggtgatcaacttaaccttcatcccctctctcttccccagaTGTTGGGGGGTAGGGATGAAAGTCCCAACTCTCTAATCCCGCCTTGGTCTTTGGGGATGACCAACCCCCATCTTAAGCT
Encoded proteins:
- the PRPF19 gene encoding pre-mRNA-processing factor 19; this translates as MSLICSISNEVPEHPCVSPVSNHVYERRLIEKYIAENGTDPINNQPLSEEQLIDIKVAHPIRPKPPSATSIPAILKALQDEWDAVMLHSFTLRQQLQTTRQELSHALYQHDAACRVIARLTKEVTAAREALATLKPQAGLIVPQAVPSSQPSVVGAGEPMDLGELVGMTPEIIQKLQDKATVLTTERKKRGKTVPEELVKPEELSKYRQVASHVGLHSASIPGILALDLCPSDTNKILTGGADKNVVVFDKSSEQILATLKGHTKKVTSVVFHPSQDLVFSASPDATIRIWSVPNASCVQVVRAHESAVTGLSLHATGDYLLSSSDDQYWAFSDIQTGRVLTKVTDETSGCSLTCAQFHPDGLIFGTGTMDSQIKIWDLKERTNVANFPGHSGPITSIAFSENGYYLATAADDSSVKLWDLRKLKNFKTLQLDNNFEVKSLIFDQSGTYLALGGTDVQIYICKQWTEILHFTEHSGLTTGVAFGHHAKFIASTGMDRSLKFYSL